Proteins encoded in a region of the Nitrospira sp. genome:
- a CDS encoding alpha/beta fold hydrolase, with the protein MSDLFVDSWGTGTPVVLVHGSLATGAEEWQAQRPLADEGFRLLVLDRRGYGQSPVAEGEDFLRDADDIVELMGDGAHLVGHSYGGLGVLFAAARRPDATLSLALLEPAALALGRHVPAARTLADEVRALWDQDLPDEDWVNPLLSKIVGCFEFFPVNAAYETVSGHPSSSGCPVCCPRSGSE; encoded by the coding sequence ATGAGCGACCTGTTTGTAGACTCCTGGGGAACAGGCACGCCTGTGGTGCTCGTGCACGGCTCGCTCGCGACCGGTGCCGAGGAGTGGCAGGCGCAGCGACCGCTCGCCGATGAGGGTTTTCGACTGTTGGTGCTTGACCGGCGCGGCTACGGACAAAGCCCCGTGGCGGAAGGTGAGGATTTCCTACGCGATGCCGACGACATCGTTGAACTCATGGGCGATGGCGCGCACCTCGTCGGGCACTCTTACGGAGGCCTTGGAGTACTGTTCGCAGCCGCCCGCCGTCCGGATGCGACGCTATCTCTGGCGTTGCTGGAGCCGGCTGCACTCGCCTTGGGCCGGCACGTTCCTGCCGCGCGGACCCTTGCGGACGAAGTTCGAGCCCTCTGGGATCAGGACCTCCCTGATGAAGACTGGGTCAACCCACTGCTGTCCAAAATAGTCGGCTGTTTCGAGTTCTTCCCCGTGAATGCGGCATATGAGACGGTCTCTGGTCACCCATCCAGTTCAGGTTGTCCGGTCTGCTGTCCAAGATCAGGTAGCGAATAG
- a CDS encoding GNAT family N-acetyltransferase: MTDSVRRASIHDLDRLAALFDAYRQVYGQPSNLVVARRFLSDRLSRNESVVLMAENRAGSAVGFVQLFPTFSSILAAPMYLLSDLFVIPEARRRGVGTRLLASAAETARTAGAVRLELATAITNRSAQRLYEAMEWQRDEFYLYRLSL, encoded by the coding sequence ATGACCGACAGCGTACGTCGAGCCAGTATTCACGATCTTGACCGGCTCGCGGCGTTGTTCGATGCCTACCGTCAGGTTTATGGGCAACCATCAAACCTGGTCGTTGCCCGGCGATTCTTGAGTGATCGTCTATCTCGGAATGAATCTGTCGTGCTGATGGCTGAAAATCGTGCTGGGAGCGCGGTCGGCTTTGTGCAACTCTTTCCGACGTTCTCTTCGATCCTTGCCGCACCGATGTATCTGCTCAGCGACTTGTTTGTCATACCTGAAGCCAGGCGGCGAGGTGTTGGAACTCGATTGCTCGCTTCTGCGGCCGAGACCGCTCGTACGGCTGGTGCCGTTCGTTTGGAATTAGCGACGGCGATTACGAACAGGTCGGCACAACGGCTCTATGAAGCGATGGAGTGGCAGCGGGACGAGTTCTATCTGTATAGATTGTCGTTGTAG
- a CDS encoding alkaline phosphatase D family protein, with amino-acid sequence MQVFSLVVLFLVLATVPISCSALMARSLGSSPSGDSSASRADLLPQGVAVGDISSTSALLWLRTDGPAIVQVEWASLSTWERASKLATVVEPVSRTAELTTTAETDYTLTIPLQRLSPATRYRYHILIAPREQGNQQVPTKVAARGEFTSLPDGTTSAPVTFAWSGDLGGGGQCRQGTDGYSIFDVIQRHNPDFFLFLGDTIYSDHICTSPPNEPGAAFKATTLQEYRARHRYQREAKSLRRLLETVPVYVMWDDHDVRNNFSGPFDEQMPAGREALREYWPIASPAQDPHRLYRLVRYGADLELFILDTRQYRSRNADPDGPAKTMLGATQLAWLLDGLRTSTATWKVIVTSVPLSIPKGGNVDVPGYDGWAGGPDGTGFERERQVIVDVILKHKIKNVVFLAGDVHWAQANAYDPDQDGVVDFHEYIAGPLSAPSGRFAPTREELHPRQIFYESGYYNFGLVRVTKDAFEVTVVDEAGAQRFSHVVSARR; translated from the coding sequence ATGCAAGTATTCTCTCTCGTCGTCCTTTTCCTCGTTCTCGCAACAGTCCCCATCAGTTGCAGCGCTTTGATGGCAAGGAGCCTGGGGAGCAGTCCATCAGGAGATTCATCCGCATCGAGAGCGGACCTTTTGCCTCAAGGTGTCGCCGTCGGTGATATCAGTTCCACCAGCGCGTTGCTCTGGCTGCGAACTGATGGGCCGGCCATCGTACAGGTCGAATGGGCATCGCTCTCAACCTGGGAACGGGCATCGAAGCTGGCGACGGTAGTGGAACCGGTGTCTCGCACGGCGGAACTGACGACGACGGCGGAGACGGATTATACGTTGACCATCCCTCTTCAAAGGCTCAGTCCCGCGACGCGATATCGCTACCACATCCTGATTGCGCCGAGAGAGCAGGGCAACCAACAGGTTCCAACGAAGGTTGCGGCGAGGGGAGAGTTCACCAGTCTGCCGGATGGGACGACGTCCGCACCGGTGACGTTTGCCTGGAGTGGAGATCTTGGAGGTGGAGGACAATGCCGCCAGGGGACCGACGGCTATTCCATCTTCGATGTGATCCAACGACACAATCCAGACTTCTTTCTATTTCTCGGCGACACGATTTATAGCGATCATATCTGCACTTCCCCGCCGAACGAGCCTGGTGCCGCTTTCAAAGCGACTACGTTACAGGAGTATCGGGCACGCCATCGCTACCAACGTGAGGCCAAGTCTTTGCGTCGGCTTTTAGAAACTGTGCCAGTGTATGTGATGTGGGATGATCATGACGTGAGGAACAATTTTTCTGGCCCGTTTGACGAGCAGATGCCGGCAGGCCGGGAGGCATTGCGGGAGTACTGGCCAATCGCTTCCCCGGCACAGGATCCGCATCGTCTCTACCGGCTGGTACGTTATGGTGCCGACCTCGAACTCTTTATTCTGGATACCAGGCAATATCGGAGTCGTAATGCCGATCCGGATGGTCCGGCCAAGACCATGCTCGGAGCAACACAATTGGCCTGGTTGCTCGATGGGCTCCGCACTTCAACTGCGACATGGAAAGTGATCGTGACCTCCGTTCCGCTCTCGATTCCAAAAGGTGGCAACGTCGATGTTCCCGGCTATGATGGCTGGGCCGGAGGGCCGGACGGTACCGGGTTCGAGCGGGAACGGCAGGTCATTGTTGATGTGATTCTCAAGCACAAGATCAAGAATGTCGTCTTTCTTGCAGGCGACGTGCATTGGGCACAGGCAAACGCTTATGATCCTGATCAAGACGGCGTCGTCGATTTTCACGAATACATCGCAGGGCCGCTCTCTGCACCCTCAGGAAGGTTCGCGCCGACTCGCGAGGAACTGCATCCGAGGCAGATCTTTTACGAGTCGGGGTACTATAATTTCGGCCTGGTTCGGGTCACCAAAGATGCGTTCGAGGTGACGGTGGTGGACGAGGCCGGTGCTCAGCGATTTTCTCACGTTGTGTCGGCTAGGCGATAG
- a CDS encoding DMT family transporter — protein MTMSQPDNTLAYGSVVLAAVLWGGSIVAQKMALGSFSAVEASVLRDIGGLAILLATWWSQEGGTIKISRVDMGSLGLLGLGVLGNHLLILMGLNYVSGAVGGVIIGSSPVVTALLSAMLIRDVPLRAVWAGAVLSFAGVGLVSVAGFQAAGEQPLLGSMLVFLGVVSWALYSIGSRAIMERISALTVNWTSLMVATVLQIPLLWTDQKMMTAGVTSVTTSDWLALGYLIIFATAVAQQAWLFGVKGIGPSRASVLGNLTPVAAIGLSALILGESVGVFELIGIGLILAGVWAVNRQTAKLDQG, from the coding sequence ATGACAATGAGTCAACCGGACAATACGCTGGCCTACGGATCTGTCGTGCTCGCGGCGGTTCTGTGGGGCGGTTCCATTGTGGCGCAGAAGATGGCCCTCGGCTCGTTTTCCGCCGTCGAAGCGTCGGTCCTGCGCGATATCGGAGGGCTGGCGATCCTCCTCGCAACCTGGTGGTCGCAAGAAGGCGGTACGATCAAAATCAGTCGAGTCGACATGGGGTCGCTGGGGCTACTCGGGCTCGGCGTGTTGGGCAACCATCTGCTCATTCTTATGGGACTCAACTATGTGAGCGGAGCGGTTGGCGGGGTGATTATCGGATCGAGCCCTGTCGTCACGGCCCTGCTCTCGGCAATGTTGATTCGAGATGTGCCGTTGCGCGCAGTGTGGGCCGGAGCGGTACTTTCCTTCGCGGGCGTCGGACTGGTCTCCGTAGCAGGCTTTCAAGCGGCGGGCGAGCAGCCGCTACTGGGAAGCATGTTGGTCTTTCTCGGCGTCGTGAGTTGGGCGCTCTATAGTATCGGCAGCCGCGCCATCATGGAGCGAATTTCGGCGCTGACCGTGAATTGGACGTCACTGATGGTCGCGACGGTCCTACAGATTCCGCTCCTGTGGACAGATCAAAAAATGATGACCGCCGGTGTCACCTCGGTGACCACCTCTGATTGGCTCGCACTGGGCTATCTCATCATCTTTGCCACGGCTGTGGCCCAGCAGGCATGGCTTTTTGGCGTGAAAGGCATCGGACCATCGCGGGCCTCAGTCTTGGGGAACCTGACACCGGTTGCGGCAATCGGGCTATCCGCCCTGATCTTGGGGGAATCTGTCGGGGTGTTCGAACTCATCGGCATCGGGCTCATCCTGGCCGGGGTTTGGGCCGTCAATCGTCAAACGGCAAAGCTTGATCAAGGCTAG
- a CDS encoding type II toxin-antitoxin system RelE/ParE family toxin, with the protein MTFEFHPEAEVELIEAAAYYERHVPGLGDRFQCEIRRIVDLLVSQPQIGAPADPNLRKFILTRFPFTLYYSITADVLRIEAVAHHSRRPGYWKERIVQ; encoded by the coding sequence ATGACGTTCGAGTTCCACCCGGAAGCCGAAGTGGAACTTATTGAGGCGGCCGCATACTACGAACGACACGTCCCTGGTTTGGGCGATCGGTTCCAGTGTGAAATTCGCCGCATCGTCGATTTATTGGTGAGCCAACCGCAGATCGGGGCTCCCGCCGATCCAAACCTTCGCAAGTTCATCCTCACTCGCTTCCCATTTACCCTGTACTACAGCATCACGGCAGATGTTCTACGGATAGAAGCTGTAGCCCACCACAGTCGGCGTCCAGGCTATTGGAAAGAGAGAATTGTTCAGTAG
- a CDS encoding HNH endonuclease — protein MPKTARPAIPVETAAAVYFRDGWICALCHRPTVFHLAFKYAGQFVATRLPDMQLAYFHPNWRRDASPLLDELGACVDHVHAYARGGAHDLSNFATACGKCNTRKSAREKAEYLDANPPHRVRGKYGEPTRWDGLSSLFVVLARESRELLTMTEKRWLHTLEAHLSGAVPEVKS, from the coding sequence ATGCCAAAGACCGCAAGGCCGGCGATCCCCGTTGAGACGGCGGCGGCTGTTTACTTTCGCGACGGATGGATCTGTGCACTGTGCCACCGCCCGACCGTTTTTCACTTGGCGTTCAAGTACGCGGGACAGTTTGTGGCCACCCGTCTGCCGGATATGCAGCTGGCCTACTTTCATCCGAACTGGCGTCGAGACGCTTCGCCTTTGCTTGACGAGCTCGGTGCTTGTGTCGACCATGTTCACGCGTATGCGAGAGGCGGTGCGCACGATCTCTCGAACTTTGCGACGGCATGTGGGAAGTGCAACACGCGCAAGAGTGCTCGAGAGAAGGCGGAGTATCTAGATGCCAATCCGCCTCATCGAGTGAGGGGGAAGTATGGCGAACCCACGCGATGGGATGGGCTTTCGTCCTTGTTCGTGGTGCTGGCGCGCGAGTCGCGTGAACTCCTGACAATGACCGAGAAGCGTTGGCTGCACACGCTTGAGGCGCATCTATCCGGTGCCGTCCCAGAGGTGAAGTCGTGA
- a CDS encoding nuclear transport factor 2 family protein has product MLKQRIEAVTRANQKFYDAFESLDIAKMDEIWVHQEYVTCIHPGWTIRSGWPAVRDSWVLIFNNTFSMKFELTDVMVQVAGDMAWIICVENLTTQQSDEPQQAKVLATNLYELIGDEWLMIHHHGSPVMG; this is encoded by the coding sequence GTGTTGAAACAGCGTATTGAAGCCGTTACAAGGGCCAACCAGAAATTCTACGATGCCTTTGAGAGCCTCGACATCGCCAAAATGGACGAGATCTGGGTCCATCAAGAATATGTCACCTGTATACACCCGGGCTGGACGATTCGTTCTGGGTGGCCCGCCGTCCGCGATTCCTGGGTGCTGATCTTCAATAACACCTTCTCGATGAAGTTCGAACTCACCGACGTGATGGTCCAGGTGGCGGGCGATATGGCTTGGATCATTTGTGTCGAGAATCTCACTACCCAACAGTCCGACGAACCGCAACAAGCCAAGGTCCTCGCCACGAACCTCTACGAACTGATCGGCGATGAGTGGCTGATGATCCATCACCACGGCTCGCCGGTGATGGGCTAG
- a CDS encoding IS4 family transposase, with translation MVTVASCFAQMLALIDRADFARAVRQHAAERAAKGFSCWDHLIAMLFCQMGSAHSLREICGGLATALGKLVHLGIRRTPTRSTLAYANAHRPWQLYETLFYQVLTRCQAVAALKRRRFRFKHPLRTLDATIIELCATVFDWARFQRTKGAIKLHLQLDHQGCLPCWALVTDGDTNDVRIAQQLTFAPGTIVVIDRGYLDYARYHRWTVDEVGFVTRPRTNMLYEVLEQRSVPTRGPVLVDEVIRLTSSHAADRCSVPLRQVTIWDERQQRPLRFLTTLMQLAASTIAAIYRERWQIELLFKALKQHLRIKTFVGTSENAVQVQIWIALLAMLLLKFLQLKSTWPWSLSNLAALLRFNLLTYRDLWDWLNAPFERPLLIPAPPQQRLFAT, from the coding sequence ATGGTAACCGTCGCCAGTTGCTTTGCGCAAATGCTCGCCCTGATCGATCGCGCGGACTTCGCTCGGGCCGTTCGACAGCACGCCGCTGAGCGAGCAGCCAAGGGGTTCAGCTGCTGGGATCACTTGATAGCGATGCTGTTTTGTCAGATGGGTAGTGCGCACTCACTTCGAGAAATCTGTGGCGGCTTGGCCACCGCCCTTGGCAAACTCGTCCACCTTGGCATCCGTCGGACACCGACTCGGTCCACGCTGGCCTATGCCAATGCGCATCGGCCCTGGCAGCTGTACGAGACGCTCTTCTATCAAGTCCTCACCCGTTGCCAAGCCGTCGCGGCCTTGAAGCGCCGCCGGTTCCGGTTCAAGCACCCCTTGCGCACCCTCGACGCAACGATCATTGAACTCTGTGCCACGGTGTTCGATTGGGCCAGATTCCAGCGGACGAAGGGGGCGATCAAGCTCCATCTGCAGCTGGATCACCAGGGGTGTTTGCCCTGCTGGGCCCTCGTGACCGACGGCGACACCAACGACGTGCGGATCGCCCAACAGCTCACCTTTGCGCCAGGCACCATCGTGGTGATCGATCGCGGGTATCTCGACTATGCCCGCTATCATCGTTGGACGGTCGACGAGGTGGGATTTGTCACCCGTCCCCGCACCAACATGCTCTACGAAGTGCTGGAGCAACGCTCCGTGCCGACACGCGGACCGGTGCTGGTCGATGAGGTGATCCGTCTCACCAGTTCCCATGCGGCTGACCGGTGCTCGGTCCCCCTGCGACAGGTGACGATCTGGGATGAGAGACAGCAGCGGCCGCTACGGTTCCTGACCACTCTCATGCAGCTTGCGGCCAGCACGATTGCCGCCATCTATCGGGAGCGCTGGCAGATCGAACTCCTCTTCAAGGCCTTGAAACAGCATCTCCGGATCAAGACGTTTGTGGGCACGAGTGAGAACGCCGTACAGGTCCAAATCTGGATCGCCCTGCTCGCGATGCTGCTGTTGAAATTTCTGCAGCTGAAGTCCACGTGGCCCTGGAGTCTCTCGAATCTGGCCGCGTTGCTCCGCTTCAATCTGTTGACCTATCGGGATCTGTGGGACTGGCTCAATGCGCCCTTTGAACGGCCGCTGCTCATACCAGCGCCGCCCCAACAGAGGCTATTCGCTACCTGA
- a CDS encoding addiction module protein: MSADVAEIEAKIRSLSREDKTDLLRMLIAELDGPADVDVEQAWLAEAQRRHREVLEGKVKPVPGERVFENLRARLER, translated from the coding sequence ATGTCGGCCGATGTTGCTGAGATTGAAGCCAAGATTCGATCGTTGAGCCGAGAAGATAAAACCGATCTGCTGCGGATGCTGATCGCGGAACTGGATGGACCGGCTGATGTAGATGTTGAGCAGGCTTGGTTGGCAGAAGCGCAACGCCGACATCGTGAGGTCTTGGAAGGGAAAGTGAAGCCGGTCCCCGGCGAGCGAGTCTTTGAAAATCTCCGTGCCCGTTTGGAACGATGA
- a CDS encoding FAD-dependent oxidoreductase produces MKQRILILGAGFGGLELSTMLSEAFGDRIDVTLIDKNDSFYFGFSKLDVLFGRTRPDAVRLPYKKFVKPGVRVLQETVSSIDPIAKRVTTDRGTHEADFLVVALGADYDFAATPGLADATEFYTLGGATQLGGILPTFTKGRILIAVGGAPFKCPPAPSEAALMMHDYLATRGIRGACEITLILPLEVPVPPSPETSRALLAAFAERNITFVADREVRSVETQRRVVTLDDGREFPYDLFLGVPAIRAPKLLEESGMTEDKYVPVKPKTLETRFPDVYAVGDCARQGTPKAGVFAEGAARAVATALIARLRNQESPVTHKGTGSCYIEFGGGRIGRVDVDFFSNPDGPTGTYYEPSVALRADKEHFGSSRRARWFGL; encoded by the coding sequence ATGAAACAGCGCATTCTCATTCTCGGCGCCGGCTTTGGCGGGCTCGAACTCAGCACCATGCTCTCGGAGGCGTTCGGCGATCGTATCGACGTGACGCTCATCGACAAGAACGACTCCTTCTATTTCGGCTTCTCGAAGCTCGACGTGTTGTTCGGGCGCACGAGGCCCGACGCGGTGCGCCTGCCGTATAAGAAATTCGTGAAGCCCGGCGTGCGGGTTCTCCAGGAAACGGTCTCATCGATCGATCCCATAGCGAAGCGTGTCACGACCGATCGCGGAACCCACGAGGCGGATTTCCTGGTCGTCGCGCTTGGAGCAGACTATGATTTTGCCGCCACACCGGGCCTGGCGGACGCCACCGAGTTCTATACCTTAGGGGGCGCGACGCAACTCGGTGGAATCCTGCCCACGTTCACCAAGGGCCGCATTCTCATTGCCGTCGGCGGGGCGCCATTCAAATGCCCGCCGGCGCCCAGTGAAGCCGCGCTGATGATGCACGATTACCTCGCGACTCGCGGCATCCGCGGCGCCTGCGAGATCACGCTCATCCTCCCGCTGGAAGTTCCGGTCCCTCCGTCGCCCGAGACCTCGCGCGCGCTGCTCGCCGCGTTCGCGGAGCGGAACATCACGTTCGTCGCAGACCGTGAAGTGCGATCGGTCGAGACGCAGCGCCGGGTGGTAACCCTCGACGATGGCCGCGAGTTTCCCTACGACCTCTTCCTTGGCGTCCCGGCCATCCGTGCCCCGAAGTTGCTCGAGGAGAGCGGCATGACCGAGGACAAGTATGTGCCAGTGAAGCCCAAGACGCTCGAAACGCGCTTCCCTGATGTCTATGCCGTCGGCGATTGCGCGCGACAAGGCACGCCGAAAGCCGGGGTCTTTGCCGAGGGCGCCGCGCGTGCCGTGGCCACAGCCCTGATTGCTCGCCTGCGGAATCAAGAGTCACCGGTCACCCACAAGGGAACGGGCTCGTGCTACATCGAGTTCGGCGGCGGGCGGATCGGGCGCGTGGACGTGGACTTCTTCTCCAATCCCGATGGTCCGACGGGCACGTACTACGAGCCTTCGGTGGCTCTCCGCGCCGACAAGGAACACTTCGGTTCGAGCCGCCGTGCCCGCTGGTTTGGCCTGTAG
- a CDS encoding addiction module protein, which translates to MSINELEAEVLKLDPKSRARLAGKLLESLENLSEAENARLWAEEAQRRDVEMDADPGVDVPAAKVFHDAWAKLK; encoded by the coding sequence ATGAGTATTAATGAACTTGAAGCCGAGGTATTGAAGCTCGACCCAAAGTCGCGAGCGCGCTTGGCGGGGAAACTTTTGGAGAGTTTAGAAAATCTTTCCGAGGCGGAAAATGCCAGGCTTTGGGCGGAGGAGGCGCAGCGCAGAGATGTGGAGATGGATGCCGATCCTGGCGTTGACGTGCCGGCCGCGAAGGTGTTCCACGATGCATGGGCCAAGCTGAAATGA